TGGCTTCAACTCAACAGGATCTTGTTTTGGCAAATTAAATGTTGGAGACTGGACCAGATTTAATTATGGAACGTTTTTGGTTGCTCACACATGCAGACgtctaaaacacacacacacacacacacgcacacaccaatATAAAACTGTAAAGCTGGTGTTGTTATATCTTAACGTCAACAAATCCCCTTTGAAAGACTTAAACAGCAAAGTTCTCTAAAATTAGACAATGGGGCTTCATGTGCTCGTGGAACAGACGTAACTATAGTAACCATGGATGCTTAGATCTAAATAGGCACATTTTTGTCTGCACATTTACCACATATTATCAATTAAGTAACATTTCCTGAAAATGCTGTGGACATTATCTAGTTTTTGTGTTAGGAGGACATAAAAAAGCATCGCTTAGTCTTTAACAGGTCTTAAAATTCAGTGAATAGCCTCAGCTCAAATGTAATGGCTCATAACATCTTATAGTGTCATAAATTAATATCTACACAGCTTAAATGCAGAAACACTGTGTGAGAAACCAGGAAAAATATTGCTGCTTTATATAAATGCAAATGCTGAGTAACAGCATGTTGCTTCTTATCACACGTGCCTGATTACCTAAAGAGTAGTTAAGGTGACTGTCCGATTAAAGCAGAAGTTTGGGGAAGTTGCAGGTTGTGTGTATTCTTGTGTTGAATACCAACACAAACAAAttgacaaatacattttgtaaaataaataaataaatgtttcttaaacAATTCAAAATGAGTCAACCTCTTGCGATTCCTGCATTTAAACAAACCATAAGACTTATGGAACAATACATTAATAAGGCCACCTATGTTTTGTTATAATGCAAAAACCATTTTTAGTAAAATCAATCAAGCCCAGCAAACATCTCACTGCAACTATGAGGCACGGCGTTGGAGGAGGGACGAGTGGGCTTGTTTAGCCCAGAACCATAGGCATATGACACCCCCCAGACAATTCCACCCTGGGCAGAGAACCATAATACAACTAAGTTAAAGTATATGACACTATCTGTCACCGAGTTAATATTTCACCTAATAGAACACTGATTCTTGAAAATCCACATCAGAAAGCTGCACCAAAATCTTAGCacactgtttaaaatgtaaaatagtaCTCAGTAATTTCAGACCTCAACCTGAACAAAATGCTCTGGAAGCTGAGCATGAACTACTGCCTGCAAATTATAATGAGTGAGGGTCACAGAAAAGACAATTACTGTAAGGTACTGCTGTTAAATTTAGTGCTCACTGAATAATGGTGGATATATTATTCACACAGTGGTTCTGAGTTCTGACAATATGTAATGTGCTATGAGCCGTTTCTCACCTGATGTTGTATTTATCGGATTTTTAGACCAGAAAAGaaccaaacacatttttttatttatgtctttgtaAAATAGGACACATGCACTCTCATCAATCACTAataacactttttgtttgttacaaaaagtaacaaacaatgtttttaaggaacattaaaaacattaatgtttttaatgttcccattaaaaacattaatagattttaatgggattttaagACACCAGTATAGAGTAATACATAATTGTGAACTGAAAGGgaaaagatacaaaaatatgaaaatgtgtgtgGTCTAATCAACCCATTTCTCTAAATACAATAATTTGTGACCAATTGCCTCCTGGTTAGAAAATAGAGTCCAggtgtgtttcatttattttgaacactGAGGATACAGCCATGCTGCAAACACCTCAGGGAAAAAGCAATtattagtagaaaaaaaaaaaaaatccaacaaatgtttaatttgcaaTTTTGAATTGCCACCATAGGAGGCAATAAGGTCCTCTGGTCAGATTAGAGCAAAACTTATCTTTCTGGTTTATATGCAAAGCTAGTGTTGTATAGCACCATCATGGGCAGATgttacatttcaaacatttcattcataaattaattttttaaaatagttcctcttaaaatcccaataaaatacattgaagtgtGTAGTTGTGATGTGACAAATAGTAAAGTAAGAATAAGTTTAGGGGGTAATATTTGTGCCAGGAACTGTGCATTGATTACATATTGCTACTTGCCAACAAGTCACTCAGCTGCCTTAGCAGACATCCCTTTGTTTACTCTCCATCAATAGAACTTATTTTAACCAATCACATGACTAGCGCCAATTGCTTCAGCAAAAGATTACACCTGAAATCTTTAGTATAATCATGAAACAGCTATCCGTTTCATCCACAACTGTGATATAGAGGCTCTTTTTGTGATCAGGGGTTTGTTCATCTCACGAGTAACCAGCTGCTTCAGAAGGAACTCTGATCAATGTCAAGAGCCAATCTGGGCACTAACTAGTCCTTGTTTGTTGAGTTTCTCTACCAACTCAACGTTGCTCCCCTGCAACAATGCAAATACTCCTAAATAGACACTTCACACCTATTTTTAGTCAGAGCAGTCTCCTTCCCTGTTAAGGCCAAGTTTTCCACACTGTGACTTGGTCAGCAGAATTCAGTTTAGCTGTTCAGCTGTGATTTGGGGGCCTTGTGCTTTAAGCTTTCTGACTTTACACCTTCTCATTAACAAACTTTATCAGCAGCACACAAGGGGAAAGGAGGCTTTCTGCAACACAAGTCTGGGACCATCCTTGTTTTCCAACGATAAACAAACCTTGATgtggacatttttgaaaatacagaaatatttggtATTTCAGAAATGATCTGTtgatggcaaaaaaataaataaaataaaataaaaccaacccTCCCCTATCAACAGACATTCGCTCAAATCACTGGGTCATAAACACAAGTGTCTAGGCTGGACTGATGCAAATTTAAGAAACAGATACATTTATGAGGCGACAGTCTAGTTAAGCTTTAGATTGGCATTCTGATTGGTCCTGGATGTGGACAGTGCTACCCTCTTCCCCAGGTTCTGATTGGTCCGTGTTTAGAGTTGGACTCCTGTGCTCTTGTTCCACCTCGTCCGGTGCTGGCGTGGGGTCAGCGGGGTCATGGTCACAGCCCAGCTCTGACTCTTCAGTGTGAGAGGGGCTACAGTCAAAAGTAAACTCTGATTGGTCCTCGGTGAATGAGGGGCTTTCTTGAAGGACGAGGTCTGACAACTGGTTATCACTGCTTTCAAATTGCAAATCAGTCTTGTCTGAAAAGCTGACGGGGACGTCTTTGAACGAAAGGTCCAGCTTTTTCTCCGCGTTCGGAGGCTTAGGTTCCCGTGGCAAGGACAGCCCTCTGTGACGCATGCACAGCTTGTGTAGTTCTGTTACCTCAGATACGCTTGTGCTGTTCCCACTGTCACGGAAACTGGCCAGAGGAGGGCGTACTTTCACTCCAGTCACTGTGACCGAGCCCTCAATGGCCTTACGCAGCTGCAAATACCGAGAAGCAGGCAGCAGGAAAATAGGAAGCAAGCACAGCCAGTGggagcacagaaaaaaaaaaaaagagagaaaattgtcaattaaatatctttgaaacaaacacataagggtgaaaaaatgtaagaaatcaCATGTGCACCTCTTTGAGAGAAACCACTCCAACTAGCCGTCCCATGCTGGTCACGTAGGCGTGACCCAGGCCCAGCAGAGAGAAGATAGTGTGAGTCTGTGGGCGAGGAGGAGAGGTGGGTCATGGCCTGAATACAGACTTGAAAGGGGctcatttgcattttgcatCTGGTCTGTGTGAACTGTCATGCAGGGATGGGACAGCATTGTATTTTTGGCTTTCAAGATGGTCACTGAGTCAGATCAGGTGGTCTTAGACTGCCACTGATTAagagatttttcacagatttcatCTACAAACACAAGGTAGTTAATAATTGAATTATAGAATAGGTTTTTTTAGGATGATGAActgtttttgtctaaattcAAACTGTTGAATCACGACAGAGGAAATATGGCGATCATATAGAAATGACATTAGAAGCAAGTTAAAGATTTCCTCCAGCACACAGAGACATGCTCAAGTTATGAACATTCGGTGAAATAAGAGCACCCGTTTCTACAGGCTTCGTGTCAAATGCAAGCCCTCTCctggatatttaaattacaGTTCTGCCAgctaaatttaaatcaaatggcATTAAAGGTTGTTGGCTATTTCTGTACCTTGTGCAGAGACGTTTGCTCCACCAGCTGGAAGGGGGCGGGATCAATCTTGCAGTTCTTGAAATCCACCAGCTGATCAAGCTGCTGATCCTCCCACTCGGCTATCTGCAGAGGGATAGAaaccagagtttaaaaaaaagcaacagttttaaatatctgaattacAGAAGTCCTCTTGACTTTTCAAGTCTCACCTCTGAGGGAGTCATGCAATCTTCCACCTCAGAAGActcctaaaaatacaaaaaagtgagacagtcaggttttttttaaaaaatgtctttaaccctttaactgccatgaGGACACCAGTGTccccattgacctgcatgtgacagtatttggggtgacagttaaagggttaaaactGCATAACCtggaaaaacacatcaaaacacattacaagGCAGCAGCtggttttagtttcagttttgtaTAAGTTTCAGagtttcagatgaaaaaaaatatgtaatgtgttttactgTGCCTTTTCAGACATTGTCACACCAtagtaatgttttcatattttgtcataaaacaacagcaaacttcaaagtatttagttgggattttatgtaacaaactCAAAGAAtccaatattttcaaaatagtcAGCCCTGCTGAGTAAGTACTTTGTAGAGCCACCTTTCACTGCAGCTGCAACCCCAAATCTTTTATGGTTTGTCTATCGTTATTCCAGGTCAAGAgactagattttttttgtccattctaTTTTTGCACAATATCTTCACCTCACCAGGCTGCTTGGATGGCGAGTCTCTGTGACTGGGCCTCTCAAACACTTTAATACTCTTAGATCTACAAACTATTtaattgtagctctggctgtagaTTCAGGAttgttatcctgctggaagagAGCTACCgccccagtctcaagtcttttgcagcctatAACAAGTGTTCTTTAAGGTTTACTCCCATCCATTGTCTTGTCAACTTTGGTAAAGTTCCCTGTctctacagaagaaaaaaaaaatccacacgacacgatgctgccactaccattaACGGCGACAAGGCAAGGTGaacaaagaaacactttttaccATTCAATCAACTTCTAAATGCACTCTGTTGTATTGCTTTTTATCTTTGTAAGAGAGGCTTTATATTtgtttcagacatttatttgcagtttaaatCCCAAATAAAGCACGCTgagtttgtggttataaaatGACAAGATATGGAAAAGATCAAGGGGTGTGAAAACCACTCTACAGTTTTATTAATGCAAGAgaagaaatatgttaaaaaatgcaCAGTCACGCTGAACAAGTTTAGagtgaaaacatctgaaagcaCAAGCATCTTGACCAAtctcacactctctctctctctctgcaaaAAGCCACTCTGATGCTTTTGGTTGGAGCaccacaaatatttttgctccagCACTTACTATGCGCACGTCGCAAGGCAACAGTTACTTAGCAACAGTTTCTAGGCGGCAGACAGTCTTACCGCCATGGAGATCCTCACTCCTTTGGGCTTGGGCTTTGTTTTGTCAGGAGACGCCGGCCCGGCCGGACTCTTCCAGCCGGGGGAGAGAAGGCATCACAGCACAAGATTAACACAAGGTTCATATGAAGGGGACAGTTTCTAGCCCTGTGAACATGGCAGCCAGACTTCTGCAGGGAAGAAGTCTCTGTGATGTAAGCACAGTTTTACTGAAAGGCTGTAATTACTGCACCACAGATGAAGACGACGGGACGCGGTCTTTACGAGACAAGCGTTTTTATTGCAGCTCTTAATGTTTTATGTACAGCCATGATAAATGTTAACTGTTCAttctacattttgcttttaatccTATTTGAATATCTATTATAGAAGAAACTGTGTTTActatatttacttatttcagaAGAATGAACTCCCATTACAAATGAAGGCCAAAGAGGAGAATAAAACTGGTTACAGACATTTGAGTTATCAAACTAGAAGCAAACCTTTTTCTATTCCACTTTGGAAAAGCTCAGTTCAATTTATAATTAAgctcataaaatgtaaaaatatgtctCATTTTTGGCtctttgtttcagtgtttaatgTAGGAAACTCAACATCTTATGGTACAGCAGTAGTGGCTATTCTACGTTTTACatgatgatgtgtttttattttgaaccaaatagtaatcagaaaataatcattttgatttgtttcattattagtattattatgcATAATATTGCTACTACATATTATTATAACAAACTAATAATGATATcaataataaatgaaagaaaaagctaaacGTTTCTGATggtaaaaactgaataaaaatattctttttgtagtaaaagtttaaaatgattaaagatTAGTTTACTGATGCGCTACCATCACAGAATAATCACTGCTGTTGCAGTGGCTTCCTCTCAATTTCGGTTTCCAATCTTTATTTCAGTAGATCTGAGTCAGATGGGGAAAATAAATCCCACATTAAGAAATAAGATTTTTGAAAGCATTGTTGGTGGCACAATTATTGTCAACTCCAACAGTTCATCTAAAACTAGATTACTATAGAAGTAATTTTGCcaattttactttagttttataGGTTGATCAGAGTTCGTATAAACTTCTAGTAATTACTTTGTGACTTTCGGTGTCCCTGGAGTAAATTTCTGAACATGAAGCACAAGCCCATTTTTCTTAACTATTGTCTACTCAGGTGGCTGAGGACCCAAGGTGATCTTGTCTCCATGGAACGAGGAGGCTGGTGAGTGAGGTTAAAAAACCTCCCTTAGTGTTAGAAAGTCAAAGCAAAGAGAAGTTGGTGTCGGAAAAGGTTTCACATGTTATCTACATGGTAATTAGTTGTTTGCTTAGGCAGCCCAAGAAAAAATATCTACCATCacaaaccaaagtggaaataataatacttttagTGCTACAGGGTTGTTCAACTGGACCTGCATGCTTTGGTCAGAATGATCTAAGATTGAATTTTTCTGCAACAAGCTCACAAGATGTGGTGTCAAACAAAGGATGCCCATATTGAAAAGCATCTCGAGTCCTTGTGATGCTTTGGGTCTGTTTCTCTTAGAACAATGTAGAGAACAGTCGTTTTAAGTAAATGTTGTCAGATTAACTTCTGGGTTTTTCCAAGCTGTTCATTGTCAAATTATGCTGTGTTTATGTGGGAAGCTGAAGAAGTCAAAGACAGACCGATAGTTGCTTCGACACGCGGCTCCACCTCTGGCCGAACTCTGACTAAAGTGAAGTGAAATGTAGGATATTGGAAGACTGGCAGTGAGAGCGCTGTGCAGTCACCGACAGAGGACGGAGCCGTGCAGAACAAGAACTGAATGGCATCACACTGCAAAGCTCTGGTGCCTTTGGGTGAGTCCTAACCGACAGCAACAAGGACAGCAACAAGCCATGGACTCAGAGAGAGCGCATCCTCCCACACAGCACATGTCACACTCGTCCTTCCACAGAAAGCTCACACCTAAGTAAACTCGGTTTTTCTCACCTCCAGCAGATCGTTGTCTGGATCCGCACAGGGGAGGGTCTGTGAGCCTGAcgggaaaaaaatgataaaaaattagaacagattttattaaatctgcTTTCGatacttaaaaatgttaaacagtgCCTTGAAAAGTGTTCAGAGcccttaaatgttttcacattttgtcactttacaaccactATCTATGTTTGAGACATAGATATATGTCAAACATATATCTATGTTTGAGATAAGAGACAGAATAACACAAAGTAGCCGTTACTTGTGTTATAACTTTGAATAGGAAGGCAAAGGATTCCAggttttcaagtttttcttatgagtaaaattctgaaaagtatTTACCTGAGTCAAAACTTTTAACAACCACTTTTTGCTCCATTTACAGCTAAGGTTAGGTCAACACATAAATGCAATAAACATAACAAACATTTGTGCATATAATATGACAAACTGTTAAACGTCTAAAAAGTGTCAATAATTTTGCCAGGCATAAAATGACACGTTCCAGTTCTCGTTTCTTGTCTGTACGTCCTTGTTTAGGTACGTCCTTGTTTAAGTCACTTACTGTTTGGCGTCTCTGCATCACTGATGGCCGACACGGTTTTCAAGGCAGATTTCAGAGGTAGCTGAGCATTGGAAGCCACCGGGCTGAAGGAGGAAGACTCCTCTGTGGAGATCTGCATGGACAACACATTAACAGGAGAGACCGGACACAGATACatgcacacaaatacacaaacgcacacacatcGGCCAAGCAcatgcacagaaacaaacaggacagCACGGGTAAAGGCACagacaacagagacacaaaagaGAGATGTTAATAGAAaggttttaatatttcacatttgtatatttttcaaatcacttaccaccaaaaaaataaaaaataaaacaaaaaaacccaaaagctgcagctgtgCCTTTACCTGCTGCTCTGTGCTTCACTCATGCTGTTTCTGATCTACGTCTACTCTACTGCTGCATCCCACCACAGGCCTGAGTTCATCCCAACCCTGCCCCGGCGCCCCCGGACGCCTCACACCTGCTGGGTGCTCACCAGGAAGCGGACAACTTGGCGAGCACTGGTGTTGGTGGGAGTGTTGAGGTGAACGTGGGCGCAAGGGGAGCTGGGGCTGCTGTCAGAGGTCAGACTGGGCAGGGGATCGTGAGCACCGTTGTCCTGGGCCAGCTGACGAAGGTACTCGAGCCTCCGCTGGCGGCTCAGCTGAAGAGACAGGAGGGACTGGAGCTGCAGTCGCTCTATGGAGCCCAGCAGGATCATGGAGTCTGAGGGAGATGAAGACCAGCTCAGTCTGTCATGCATTAAATCACCAGGAAAAAGTGAAATCCCTCTGTATTGGCTCATAAAATGCaattcttcctctgtttttgtgCCATTTAAACAAGCATCTACTTCCTATTACCTGGCATTACAGATATTTCTATTGCAGGGACAGAAGGAGTGAGTGAGATGGAGACCACACACCGAGCTAATTATTGTTGGCACCAAGCGGTCGCTCAACGGTGAAGCAAATGTTAAAAGGGAATTAGGTTCAGGACAGGATGGAGGACAGAAAGTGGTCtgtggctgcagcagcagcaggaaggtcATATTGCTTTATCTACAAACTCAGCTTCAGCAAACAGGAGGAGCTGTCATCCTTGCTGGACTTGATACAGTTTTGTAACAAGCTTTTCAAAGCAtatgtttacaaataaattaaacgatttaaaatgatgtctactgtcatttaaaaaatttatatctgTCAAGGATCAGACCATTCTTAATATGCTCTAATGTGAAAAGGatagcagaaaaacacaatgtgCATTGATAAGAACTAGAAAAAGCTGTGGAAAAGGAGAATATACAAACCATACAATGGGTTATACTGTATATTATAATTTCATAGTCAATTGATTTGTGAACAGaacggaaaaagaaaaaaacagatcaggAGGAggtaaggaaagaaaaaatgacatgGATAAGTGAAGAagttcaaaagaaacaaattagaAACTCTGAGTTCAAAAATGCCTAGGGTGTATTTATAACaactaataataaataaggTCATCAGATAGGAAAATACCTCTGATGCTGTCCAAATTTATAATAGAAATTTCCCTCTTAACCTGAGAACGATACAAATTGTTCTAACAAAATCTAAAGACCCCGTCCCTGGTTGAGCCTCCCACTGTTccaaacaagagaaaataacaacaacaacaacaacaaaaacaaacctctaCATTCAACCAGGGCGAGGGTTTTTAGATGCCCAGTAAGCAGCATCTCCTGCAGGTCTCTGTATGAAGAATTCAAGGTGATGAAGCGCACATCTCGGACCATGATGTCCTCTACACGGATGTTATACTTCCTAAATGGTGGAAGAGAAGTTACTAGTTTGGTGATGGAAAGAGAGAggtcaaaaatataaatgaagtCGAAACAAATGAGGACTCATAATCCCTTTAGATgagaacaacagcaacaacaaaaaaagaccaaactCACTCGTGATGTCCCATCCCCAGCTCTGGTAGATATGGGAGCTTCTTGATGCGAATGATGGAGTCGTAGAGGGACGGTTGGAGCGCTTGTGCCACAGCGTTGGCCAGAATCACTGCGATCATCACAGGCAAGATATGGGAGATCTGACCGGTCAGCTCAAACACAATGACCGCTGTGGAAACAGTGTGAGTGACCGCACCAGAGAGCGCTGCAGCCCCTGcacagagaaaaggaaaagcagaTAAATATTTGCCTTCTTAAATCTtcagttatataaaaaaacaggcTTTTATTACTCCGACTTTGaacaattttcatttaaagctatttttatGTGTTGATTTTGTCATTcaaaattttactattttttgggggggagggatTCTAACAGTAATCATTGCACTAatcttgttttgatgttttgctATGTAGCATTTGCTCCCTGCAAAGTGATTAAAATGTGCTGAAGGTTCAAGGCTACAGCAAATAAAGTCACCTAAGCTACATAGAATGAGTATAAAATCTTAAGTAGAAGGAGCTAGGAGGAGTATAAAAGCTGATTTATAGCAACTCACCAACAACAGCGTAACCACCGGGAACTATAGGATACACATCTCCGTGGATGCCATCAGGGAACATGGTTGCCATGACTTCACCAACTAATCTGCCAAATGCTGCACCTGTCAGtcaacaacacacacagaaagccGTTCATCCTTAAGAGCTCcctggaaaaaaggaaagatgcCGACTGTTCATTCACCAATAAGAAAGACGGGCATGAAGGCTCCACAGGGGACCGGCATGGTGGTGGCAACAGCAGACATCCAGAACTGAAGTACAGAGAAACGTTTGggcaaaaaaatacagttattcAGTGCAGAGTTTCAGGCTACAGTTTGCTGTGAATTACCTCGAGACCAGATATGGTCAGTAGTTACAGAGGAAGTCAAATATTGTGCTATGCAAACTTTGTGACTTTATGAAAATATGCCTATTCAATTATATGAATCTACAGAGGGATTCATGTTGAAGGCCCAATTTTATATGATGAAAGCAGGTAAACGTAGCGAGTGTTCACCTTCATGACGATGAAGAGGATGAGCGTGATGAAGATGTTGACCTGGGGGTGTTTCCAGGCATGATGGTGGCTGATGTAGTTAAACTCCTCAGCTACACCCTGGCGACACCAGGTGCGGTTGTCGAACAGAGCAACCAGAGACTCGTGCTGCGTCAGCTGACAAACAGGAAAAGTGTCTGTCAGGTCAGAGTGACAGAAACAAACCTTCACTGCAACATACATGTGGTGCCTgtgaaaatttctaaaaaaagaaaaaattcaattgcttttttttaaaattaattaattaatttatttatttattgcaattttgTGTCAAACAAGAACAAGTTTCAATTAGCAAGGACAACTTTGTGAACACAAAACTTAGaagttattttcttcctttcatcctttcttttattctttgtttgcttcgttcttcctttcttttttctttctctctttcctttgtCTCTTTCTGATAAGTTCAActgaataatttctatttgcttaatggacaaataataaaaaggaataaaaaaaaatatgttttggtttatttcttaaatatttaacacaccACTTCTATGTGTGACATCCTGGGATGAacacaataaatcagttaagaTGCCAACAAACTATTCTTAGGCTACAATTTTCAGATGTTACCAAACACtcagaaaatgtgtgtaaacTTCTGAGAAATATCTAATTCTTAAATACatcctaactgacctaaaacagaaaaagctaacattagtgaggggaaaaaaagagttacTTGTCTTTTTATGCAGTGTATATGATTACAAGTGTaagaaaattagttttacatgttggttttaataaagaaaaacacctcAGCTCACGAAACGTGTACgtgtcaacaaaaatatttttgaaacatcGACCATCTGGGCAAACATAGCAGCTGCTAAACAGCTTATTAAGCGAGGGAACTCAGCTTGACACCAACTctcacttcatttaaaaatgtccatcAATTATCTCACAACAAACAAGACGCGTTTCCCTCCCGTCAGAATGGTGTGAACACGTTTTCTCACCTGTCCAGCCATGAACTGCCCGAAGCCAGGAGGAAACGTGAGCGTGGACACCAGCAGGGTGACGAGGGCGGGGTACACCAGCCGCCTGACAGGAAGAGACGGACTGTGGGGTCATTAATGGGGGTGCTCTTCACGCCGTGTGTAAGCAGTCGATTCACCGCTCTATGTCTAACGTTTTGCTCTTGACACTTGTCGAACTACCCTAATTCACACTCCTACTTTTCTCCAGAACAACGCTATCACTGTGACACACAgtgtgaggaggaggatggtAAACATAAGTGACAAAGAGCATGGGGGCTTACGGTCAGAAGGTGGAAaggtacaaaaaaacaaaacgattGACACTACACATTCTGCTTAaggtgatttattattttatattccaGGCTTATTGTTTCCTAAGTCTATTTTAGTTCTGCTTATTTATATCTTGTTATTCTTTCTTTAGGTGTTTGATTCTTATGAAGTATGTCTCTAAGCCtggtttgagttatttttatgaaacatgGAGAGGAAGACTCCTGAGGAACACTCTACTGGTTTATATACTCATATATATGAGTCATATAATCCTATTACATTACTTACATTAAAGCAGAGTTGTCAGACTCATGGCCACTTTGGACCATATCAAGGTCATGAATGTCCTCAAAAGGCCAGTTGTGGCAAAATGTATTGAGAAAACTCAttagcaaaacattaaaaatattaataaacagctGTCTGCATTCAAGTAGTACATCTTGAAATCAAATAATGTTGAACATCTTTTTatactgatgtaatttggcagtgtacagacaaaaactaattttatttgatagataaaataacatttaaggACACTACGGTAGTTTTGAAGGTACCTGTGTGTCCCtctaaagggaaaaataaaaatctacgaTGAGTCATATTTGGCCTCCGGGCCTTAAGTTTGACCTATGAGcattgaaacaaataaacatattttttgtgaatttttgccattttgacTAAAGGTAATCTTTTCAGTCTGTCTGTTTTTCAAAGACAATGTGTGTGTCGTCATTGGTTTTAGGATGTAACTGCTGTTTGCTTTGTCTTTGTACTTTATCCACCTCCTGATGTTCTCCTTTAAGGATTAATGACAGAGAAGCACTAATAGCCCCTTCAGCAGCTGCATATTGTGCC
This is a stretch of genomic DNA from Gambusia affinis linkage group LG12, SWU_Gaff_1.0, whole genome shotgun sequence. It encodes these proteins:
- the LOC122840942 gene encoding chloride channel protein 2-like isoform X7, with protein sequence MVKGKAQERTLQYQQTLMYGRYTQELGVYAKEEAARLRDGGVRDGGGLRRNTSVRSRTADLLEYEKDPCAKCQVCASRCQKFLISRVGEDWIFLILLGLVMALVSWVMDYAIAFCQEAQKWMHGGLDSNLLLQYIAWVSYPVVLITFSAGFTQILAPQAVGSGIPEMKTILRGVVLKEYLTFKTFVAKVIGLTCALGSGMPLGKEGPFVHVASLCAALLSKFMAAVFGGIYMLKEEPFEGSKNELRNTEMLSAACAVGVGCCFAAPIGGVLFSIEVTSTFFAVRNYWRGFFAATFSAFVFRLLTVSNQEEETITALFKTRFRLDFPFDLQELPAFAILGIACGFGGALFVYLNRHIVECMRKQKTINKFLLRNPSLPVRRLVYPALVTLLVSTLTFPPGFGQFMAGQLTQHESLVALFDNRTWCRQGVAEEFNYISHHHAWKHPQVNIFITLILFIVMKFWMSAVATTMPVPCGAFMPVFLIGAAFGRLVGEVMATMFPDGIHGDVYPIVPGGYAVVGAAALSGAVTHTVSTAVIVFELTGQISHILPVMIAVILANAVAQALQPSLYDSIIRIKKLPYLPELGMGHHEKYNIRVEDIMVRDVRFITLNSSYRDLQEMLLTGHLKTLALVECRDSMILLGSIERLQLQSLLSLQLSRQRRLEYLRQLAQDNGAHDPLPSLTSDSSPSSPCAHVHLNTPTNTSARQVVRFLVSTQQISTEESSSFSPVASNAQLPLKSALKTVSAISDAETPNSSQTLPCADPDNDLLEESSEVEDCMTPSEIAEWEDQQLDQLVDFKNCKIDPAPFQLVEQTSLHKTHTIFSLLGLGHAYVTSMGRLVGVVSLKELRKAIEGSVTVTGVKVRPPLASFRDSGNSTSVSEVTELHKLCMRHRGLSLPREPKPPNAEKKLDLSFKDVPVSFSDKTDLQFESSDNQLSDLVLQESPSFTEDQSEFTFDCSPSHTEESELGCDHDPADPTPAPDEVEQEHRSPTLNTDQSEPGEEGSTVHIQDQSECQSKA